ACAATAGAAGTTACAAATAGTCAATCAAGTATAAGGCACTACAACGGTAAAAAATCTGTAACCATAACAACCGATATAGTATTGGGTGAAACCACTGCTATAAGAGTAACAGACTCTGTTCAGGAATTCTTTGATTCTATTTCTCAAGATTATCCTAATATAAGCATAGAATTTGGAGGGGAAGTAAAAGAAACTAAAGAGCCTATGCAAAGCATATTGTATGGATATTTTGTAGCTATTATAGCTATATATATAATACTTCTATTACAATTCAATAAATTTGTTCAGCCACTTATGATACTTGGGATAATACCTTTTGGGGTTGTGGGAGTTATATTAGGTTTTGCTGCACATGGTATGCCTATGTCATTTGTTGGTGCCGTTGGTATAGTAGGGCTTGCGGGAGTTGTTGTTAATAATGGTATTATAATGGTTGACTTGATAAACAGAATATTAGAAGAAGGAAACATACAATCAAAACAAGATGTATTTAATGCTGTAGTTGAAGGGGCAGGCGAGAGGTTTAGAGCAATATTTTTAACTACGGTTACTACAATATTTGGACTTCTTCCTACAGTTTACGGAATTGGAGGTAATGCAGATTTAATTGTGCCTATGGTTATGGCTATGGCTTATGGGCTTTTATTTGCTTCACTTTTAACATTAATATTTTTACCTAGTTTGTTTATGATATCGGTAGATTTGAAATTGGTGAAGATAAAATACAAATGATTTTGAGTTTTTTGTTTTAATTATTTGCAGGGCTTTGCCCCGCACCCTACTTCTTTTGCGACTGAAAGGAGTGCCCTTGTGGCGTGCCACAAAGAAGCAAAAAGGCTGCATTGTTTAGCTTAAAATGTTAGTATTACAATATAGTTTATACACATTCAAAAAATACAACGCTAAAGCACTCGCACTTTTTGGTTCTTTGACGAAGTCCGCACCGCGTAAGCTGCGGGAAAAAGAACAATATAAATTTTATAATTTAATTGTACATTAAAATGCACTCCCCCGCATGACTAAGAAGTTATAATTAAAGCATAGCATTACCGTGCGGCAAGGTGGTACAGCTCGTACGCGGGAAAAAGTTGACAGAAAATAATTGTTTTACTATATACTAAAAATTTTTAAGTCTGTCTAAAATATTTTTATGTTTTTTTATTATCGGGGACTAGCCCTCCTGCGAAGCGTGCCCGTAGGGTACACACCCCCTGTTCTTTTGCGACCGTAGGGAGTCCTTCAGGGCGACTGAAAGGAGTGCCCTTGTGGCATGCCGCAAAGCGACCGAATGAAGTGCCTTTGGTATTGCTATAAAAGAACCTTATATAATTAGGATTCTAGAAGATAAACCAAATATACATGATGTTTCTAATTCTTTTCCTGATTCTATATCTTTTATTTTTTCTTTTGCATCATTATTATATTTATCTATTTTTAAAATCCTTTTATATGTTTTTAAAGCATTATCTTTTTGATTTAATTTTATATAAAGTTCTGCAATAAATTCTAAGTAAAATGTACTGTTTTCATTATCTGTTATATTTTCTTTATATATTTTTATAAGCTCTTCATAAATAGGTATGCTTTTATCTGGTCTTGAAACTTTTTGATAGAACCATGCTAAATATGATAAATCTTCCATATAAAAATCTATGTTATTTTTATAATCATCATTATCTGCACTAGATATTTTTTTATTTTCAAAACTTTTTATCTTTTTAAGACATACTTCTATAGCTTTATTGTATGTTTCCAATGCACTTTCTTTATCATCAATTTTTAAATATAAATCTGCCTGTATTTTTAAAAGCTCATAATCATTTTTATTTTTTGATATTTCTTTATCACATTCTTTTATTAAGTCATTATATATTTCAAAGGCTTCTTCTTTATTTACTATTTTTATATAAATATCTGCAGTTTCTTTTAAATATTCTTTTTTGTATCTCTTATATTTTTTTATAAGTTCTCTGCATTTTTGTATAGCTTTTTCATAATATAAATTTTTACTTTCTATATCATTAAGTTTATCATATAAAGAAGCAATTTTTTTTAATATATCAAGTTTACTGTCTCTTATATATGTATATAAGAATGGTTCATCATCAGCTATTTTTAAATATTCTTTATATGCTTCTATAGCATTATTGTATTTTCCAAGCATTTCATAACATTCTGCTAATTTTTTATGATATTGGCATGGCTCATTTAAAATTTCTATAGCTTTATTATAATGCTTAATAGCCTCTTCATAGTTTTCTAATTTTTCATAGATTTCAGCAATATTAATATAATAGTCTGATTTTTTACCGTAAATTTCTATAGCTTTATTGTAATAATCAATAGCCTCATTATAATTTTCTGCATTTTTATAAGTACTGGCAATATCAATATAACAATTCAATTCATTATCAGGATACATTTTTATAATCATTTTATATGCATTTATTGCCTTTTTATAATTTTTGCCTTCTCTATATGTTTTAGCTATATTTTTATAATTTTCTATGGATATTTGATTATATAATTCTATAGCTTTATCATATTCTCTATATCTTTTATAAAAGTCTGCGAGCATTTCTCTGCATGCAGAAGCTGACTGACAATAATGCCAACTATCATCTATAATATCATTATATGCCTCAATTATATCATTATAAGTTTCGCTTCCTTTAAAATCCTTATCATCATCTGGTATAATCATAAATGGTGCTGATATATCTTTTTCTATACTGTCTTTCAAAGCGTACAAAGCATCATCATTTTTACCGAGTTTTTTATATAAATCATACAATGATTTTAATGCCTTTAAACAATCATAAAAATAATCATCTAACTCGCTTCTTACATTTATATCTAATGCCTTTTCATAACTTTTTAAAGCTTCATCATACTGTCCATTTTTTTCATAGCTTAATCCTAAATAATGCCAATAATTAGACTCATCATGAAAATCACTAAAACAATCTATTGAATATTTTTTGACTTTTTTAAAATATCTTACAGCATTTTGGCTTTTTCCTAAATATAAATTTATTTTCCCCAATGTATAATAATAATATTCTTTATTATTCCAAATTGTTTCTGTATAATTTATTTCAGCTGCTTTTTTATAAAACTCTATAGCTTTATCATAATCTTTTATAACAAAGAAATGCACTTTTCCAAGTAAATACCAATATTCAGAATCTTTACCGTTTAATTCAATTGCATTTTCTAATAATTGAATAATTTCTTTTTGTATTTTTTTATTATTATCATAACAATATCTGTCATAATAATACGATGCTGCTAAATAGTATAAAACTTTATCTTTTTTATAATTAAGATTTAAAAGTTTTTTCAATGTTGCTATTACTTTTTTATATTCATCATCAATATATGAATCATAATACTGTACCAAAGCTAATAAAAATAATAATTCTTTATTATTAGGATCTTTTTTTAAATGCTTCTTTAATATTTCTTGAGCTTCTTCATAGAAGTAAAGCACATCGTCATCTTCAAGTTCTTCATTATTTATTTTTTTATTTATTAATTCTTTTATTTCTTCTATTGTGTAATTTTTTTTATTATCTAGCATTTTATTCTCCTATTTTTTATAAAAAATTAATTAGCTAATAAAGCCTAGTATGATAATAAAAACATATTAGGCTTTTATTATTTAAATACTATTTATATTTTCTCCTATTGTTTATACTTCCTATTCCATAATTCAAAAATGTCTGCTGTTTCTACCTCTTTTCCTGATTCTATATCTTTTATGTTTTCTTTTGCATCATTATTATATTTATCTATTTCTAAAATTCTTTCATATGTTTTTAAAGCATTATCTTTTTGATTTAATTTCATATAAAGCTCTGCAATGGATTTTAAATAAATTATATTATCTTCTTTATCTGGCATATTTTCCTTATATATTTTTATAAGCTCTTCATAAATATGTATGCTTTTATCTGGTTTTGAAATTTTTTGATAGAAAAATGCTAAATATGATAAATCTTTCATATAATAATCTATTTTATTTTTATAATCATCATCTGCAATCGATATTTTTTTATTTTCAAAACTTTTTATATTTTTAAGGCATACTTCTATAGCTTTATTGTATGTTTCTAATGCACTTTCTTTATCATCAATTTTCAAATATAAATCTGCCTGTATTTCAAAAAGCTCATAATCATTTTTATTTCTTGATATTTCTTTATTACACTTTTCTATTAAGTCATTATATATTTCAAATGCTTTTTCTTTATTTCCTATTTTTATATAAATATCTGCTATTTCTTTTAAATATTCTTTTTTGTTTCTCTTATATTCTTTTATAAGTTCTCTACATTTTTTTATGGCTTTTTCATAATATAAATTTCTATTTTCTATATCATTAAGTTTATCATATAGATAAGCAATATTTTTTAATGTATCAAGTTTACTGCCTCTTATATATATGAATAGTTCATCATCAGCTATTTTAAAATATTCTTTATATGCTTCTATAGCATTATTGTATTTTCCAAGCATTTCATAACATTCTGCTAATTCTTTATAAGATTTGCATGGTTTATTTAAAATTTCTATAGCTTTATTATAATAATTAATAGCTTCTTCATAGTTTTCTAATTTTTTATAAATTTCAGCAATATTAATATAATAGTATGAATTTTCACTGTCAATTTTTATAGCTTTATTATAATAATTAATAGCTTCTTCATAGTTTTCTAATTTTTCATATATTTCAGCAATATTAATATAATAGTCTAAATTTCCACTGTCAATTTCTATAGCTTTATTGTAATAATCAATAGCCTCATTATAATTTTCTGCATATTCATAATTAAGGGCAATATCAATATAATAATTCAATGCATCATCAGGATACATTTTTATAATCATTTTATATGTATCTATTGCATTTTTATAATTTTTAGCTTCTATATATGTTTCAGCTATATTTTTATAATTCTCTTTAGATGTTTGATTATATAATTCTATAGCTTTATCATATTCTCCATATCTTTTATAAAAATCTGCAAGCATTTCTCTGCATGATGCAGCTGACTTATGATAATCCCAAATAATATCATTATATGCCTCAATTATATCATTATAAGTTTCGCTTCCTTTAAAATCCTTATCATCATATGGTATAATCATAAATGGTGCTGATACATCTTTTTTTATACTATTTTTCAAAGTATATATAGCATCATTATTTTTACCGAGTTTTTTATATAAATCATACAATGATTTTAATGCCTTTAAACAATTATAAAAATTATCATCTAACTCGCTTCTTATATTTATATTTAATGCCATTTTATAACTTTTCAAAGCTTCATCATACTGTCCGTTTTTTTCATAGCTTAAGCCTAAATAATGCCAATAATTAGACACTTCATAAAAATTATTAAAATAATCTATTGAATCTTTTATAGCTTTTTTAAAATTTTCTATAGCATCTTGGCTTTTTCCTAAATATAAATTTATTTTCCCAAATGTATAATAATAATATTCTTTATTGTTATAAATTGTTTCTGTATAATTTATTTCAGCTGCTTTTTTATGAAACTCTATAGCTTTATCATAATCTTTTATAACAAAGAAATGTGCTGTTCCAAGTAAATACCAATATTCAGAATCTTTATTATTTAATTCAATAGCATTTTCTAATAATTCAATAATTTTTTTTTGTATTTTTTTATTATCATAATCTTTGTCATAATAATATGATGCTGCTAAATAGTATAAAACTTTATCTTTTTTATAATTAAGATTTAAAAGTTTTTTCAATGTTGCTATTACTTTTTTATATTCATCATCAATATATGAATCATCATACTGCACCAAAGCTAATAAAAATAATAATTCTTTATTATTAGGCTCTTTTTTTAAATGCTTATTTAATATTTCTTGAGCTTCTTTATTGTAAAGTACATCATCATCTTCGAGTTTTTCATTATTTATTCTTTTATTAATTCTTTTATTTATTAATTCTTTTATTTCTTCTATTGTGTAATTTTTTTTATTATTTTGCATTTTATTTTCCTTACAGTTTATGATATTTTATATCATTGAACTTACAAAAAATTTCACGAAACTGAGTATATACTGAAACAATTATATTTTATCAACTTTTAAGATATTAGCTATAGTACTTGCACTTTTTGGTTCTTTGACGAAGTCCGCACCGCGACTGAAAGGAGTCCTTCAGGGCGACCGAAGGGAGTACCTTTAGGTGCGTAGCTGCTGGAAAAAGTTGATAGAAAATTATTCTTTAACTATATGCGTAAATAAATATATTTCAGAAATTTTATACTTGATCCTCGCCAATATGTTACAGCTCTATTAAATACCAAAATCTATTGGTTTCTCGTTATCTGAAATAAAATCTTCTTTCATCTTTTTCCTATATTCTATTAATTTATTTCTTACACTCTCATATTTCAAAGACAACATTTCAACGGCAAGCATACCAGCATTATAAGAATTATTTATACCCACAGTAGCAACAGTGATAGGCTTTGGCATTTGCACTATAGAAAGTAAAGCGTCCATTCCATCAAGCACACTAGCACTAATTGGAACACCTATTACAGGAAGTATAGTTTTAGAAGCTATAACACCCGGTAAATGAGCAGCAAGACCAGCACCCGCAATTATCACTTCAAAGTTTTGATTTTCTATATCTTTAATAGTTTTTTCAAGATGTTCAGGCACTCTATGGGCAGATAATACAAAAGCCTTATATTCAATACCAAACTCTTTTAAACATAAGGCAGCATTTTTCATTTTATCAGTATCGCTTCTGCTTCCAAAAATAATAGCTACTTTCATATAGATAACTCCTATAAATAAAAATCTTGAAATAATTATATATTCTATTGTTTATTTATCAATATTTTGTTTTCATGTTCATAGCAAAAAACTACATTA
This is a stretch of genomic DNA from Brachyspira sp. SAP_772. It encodes these proteins:
- a CDS encoding efflux RND transporter permease subunit, which produces LFDYDRMSELGVNVAYAARELRAAYSGIVATSIQQFENKLDFRVRMDKKYTYDTNVLNNLYMPSTYGRLIQLKDIATIEVTNSQSSIRHYNGKKSVTITTDIVLGETTAIRVTDSVQEFFDSISQDYPNISIEFGGEVKETKEPMQSILYGYFVAIIAIYIILLLQFNKFVQPLMILGIIPFGVVGVILGFAAHGMPMSFVGAVGIVGLAGVVVNNGIIMVDLINRILEEGNIQSKQDVFNAVVEGAGERFRAIFLTTVTTIFGLLPTVYGIGGNADLIVPMVMAMAYGLLFASLLTLIFLPSLFMISVDLKLVKIKYK
- the purE gene encoding 5-(carboxyamino)imidazole ribonucleotide mutase, translating into MKVAIIFGSRSDTDKMKNAALCLKEFGIEYKAFVLSAHRVPEHLEKTIKDIENQNFEVIIAGAGLAAHLPGVIASKTILPVIGVPISASVLDGMDALLSIVQMPKPITVATVGINNSYNAGMLAVEMLSLKYESVRNKLIEYRKKMKEDFISDNEKPIDFGI
- a CDS encoding tetratricopeptide repeat protein; translated protein: MQNNKKNYTIEEIKELINKRINKRINNEKLEDDDVLYNKEAQEILNKHLKKEPNNKELLFLLALVQYDDSYIDDEYKKVIATLKKLLNLNYKKDKVLYYLAASYYYDKDYDNKKIQKKIIELLENAIELNNKDSEYWYLLGTAHFFVIKDYDKAIEFHKKAAEINYTETIYNNKEYYYYTFGKINLYLGKSQDAIENFKKAIKDSIDYFNNFYEVSNYWHYLGLSYEKNGQYDEALKSYKMALNINIRSELDDNFYNCLKALKSLYDLYKKLGKNNDAIYTLKNSIKKDVSAPFMIIPYDDKDFKGSETYNDIIEAYNDIIWDYHKSAASCREMLADFYKRYGEYDKAIELYNQTSKENYKNIAETYIEAKNYKNAIDTYKMIIKMYPDDALNYYIDIALNYEYAENYNEAIDYYNKAIEIDSGNLDYYINIAEIYEKLENYEEAINYYNKAIKIDSENSYYYINIAEIYKKLENYEEAINYYNKAIEILNKPCKSYKELAECYEMLGKYNNAIEAYKEYFKIADDELFIYIRGSKLDTLKNIAYLYDKLNDIENRNLYYEKAIKKCRELIKEYKRNKKEYLKEIADIYIKIGNKEKAFEIYNDLIEKCNKEISRNKNDYELFEIQADLYLKIDDKESALETYNKAIEVCLKNIKSFENKKISIADDDYKNKIDYYMKDLSYLAFFYQKISKPDKSIHIYEELIKIYKENMPDKEDNIIYLKSIAELYMKLNQKDNALKTYERILEIDKYNNDAKENIKDIESGKEVETADIFELWNRKYKQ
- a CDS encoding lipopolysaccharide assembly protein LapB produces the protein MLDNKKNYTIEEIKELINKKINNEELEDDDVLYFYEEAQEILKKHLKKDPNNKELLFLLALVQYYDSYIDDEYKKVIATLKKLLNLNYKKDKVLYYLAASYYYDRYCYDNNKKIQKEIIQLLENAIELNGKDSEYWYLLGKVHFFVIKDYDKAIEFYKKAAEINYTETIWNNKEYYYYTLGKINLYLGKSQNAVRYFKKVKKYSIDCFSDFHDESNYWHYLGLSYEKNGQYDEALKSYEKALDINVRSELDDYFYDCLKALKSLYDLYKKLGKNDDALYALKDSIEKDISAPFMIIPDDDKDFKGSETYNDIIEAYNDIIDDSWHYCQSASACREMLADFYKRYREYDKAIELYNQISIENYKNIAKTYREGKNYKKAINAYKMIIKMYPDNELNCYIDIASTYKNAENYNEAIDYYNKAIEIYGKKSDYYINIAEIYEKLENYEEAIKHYNKAIEILNEPCQYHKKLAECYEMLGKYNNAIEAYKEYLKIADDEPFLYTYIRDSKLDILKKIASLYDKLNDIESKNLYYEKAIQKCRELIKKYKRYKKEYLKETADIYIKIVNKEEAFEIYNDLIKECDKEISKNKNDYELLKIQADLYLKIDDKESALETYNKAIEVCLKKIKSFENKKISSADNDDYKNNIDFYMEDLSYLAWFYQKVSRPDKSIPIYEELIKIYKENITDNENSTFYLEFIAELYIKLNQKDNALKTYKRILKIDKYNNDAKEKIKDIESGKELETSCIFGLSSRILII